The DNA region AAGTAAGTTTTTGTCTgcattttgattatttttgttatgtgTCACATGTGGATCCACTTTGCACTTAATTTCATTGTGTGACCTAAGAGAAATGTGCTCACATGTTtggttgttccacttcaagGGTCCGTCCACTATGCTGAGACAGTGCATGATGCTCGCCGCGCTCCTCTTTTGCTTGTTGGTGTTTTGGGGCAGCTTCGCCGATGCTTACCCACCCAAACCCGAGAGTCCTGGCAGCAACGCTTCCCCGGAGGATTGGGCCAAGTACCACGCTGCTGTCAGACATTATGTCAACCTCATCACCAGACAGAGGTGAGGACACTCACACAACACGATAATACTCATTTGGTAGTTAAAAGAAGGGAATTTGGATCAACTCAATGTGTCACTATGAATCTCTCCAAAATTGAAATTACTTCACCAATCTGCAGAATCTCATGAGAATATGATGTGATGGAATATTATGGATGACGCAAAAAGTCTTAGTTTCAATATGTGCAAGTTTCGTACATGTGCTTTAACAGACTTTTTTCTTCCTCAATTTTAATCATGAATGTAAATCACCGTCAAAATGCAATGACAGTTTCTTAGACACAAAAAACCCATTATAATTATGTAAAAcagtttctttttatttttaaattattatcgtcaaaaaaatttgaagagtaaaatttaattaaaaactatatatgctCTCCCTTTACCGTTTATTCAGTATGTAGTTAATAATATTTTGTTAGTTGCATGATAAGACACACAATACATACATTATTAGAAGTTGGTGTACATATAGTCACTATCCTCCAACAAAAAACCCTCTTAACTACAATGATCATTTACTAATATTGTAAAGTGGCTTTCTCATACTTACGCCTCCCACTTGACATCTCACAATCCAATTTGTGAATAAGTGCCCCAGTCTAAAAGGTTAACAGCTCCCTGATCGAATATATAATCTCATATTTCAGCTTTGCTAAACATTACATCATAGCTTCAAGTAATAAAGTGGAAAGTGGTCACACGAGTAGAAAAGTACACAATAAGAACATTACCGGGGCTGTTATTTAGTAGACTAAGATTCCTTTATCCTTCTGCAGTGTAATTATATGGGCTGGATTTCTCATGCTGTCCCGCAGTTTAAACTCCTCAGTGGCCAAGAATCGATTTCAAGaaaaaagacgatgacagacaagCTTATCTGTATTTGTGCAGAGAATTTAAAGCTTTTGTTTGGGAATAATAGGTCAAGGGCTGTGTAATAAAATGAAGGGAGCATAAAAACATCACAGATGTTGACTCTTTATTATGTTATCGAGCTCAGTAACTTTCCAAATGTGATTCAAGCAGTGAATAAAATGTGAATaacaataccgtaatttttacaTTAATGCAATGTAATTTTATCCAGATATGGGAAGAGGTCATCTCCTGAGCAGGCAATGGAATGGCTGCTCTATGGTGCAGATCCAAACCAAGACCCTGAACCACGGTGAGAGTTTTTGCCACAGAAGGCAGAAAAAGAGAGCAGGGATAGAAGAATACTGTGATAAGCAAAATAAGAAATGTGACTTGGCTAAGAACAATGAATATAATGGCAGTGTTGAGGTCTGTATAGGGCAGTGAACTGTTTTGCACATGACCTACCTAACCAAGTTTGCTTGTGTCTATTTTTACAGTCTGGACTATAACAGCGGGTGGTAATTGACTTGAAGGATGGCTCTTCCtccttaaaaaacaacaacacaacaaCAATCAAAAATGCTGTGATTTCCTGGAGGGACAATTTGCATCTAATTTATCTATTTCAAGTTCTCAAAATGCATGTGTTTTTCCTGCTGTTTGTCTGAAATGCTTCTCTTTGTATGCCTCTTTGTGCCCAACTATGTAAATACTTTGTATGAGGAAAACAACTTTACAATAAAGGATataatggcataaaagtatagAGTCAGCACAATTTTAATCAATTAGCTGTTATTTCCGTTCAGTTTAAAGGGAAATCTTTATACTGTAGTAATTTATCTTGTTGAATACTGTGGAAATTGCGTGGCCAAAATATTAACAAACTCAACAAATTttcccaaataaaataaatgggtTCCGACCATACTAGACAGTGCTCACAAATCACCACCAAGAATGTGACACTTTCCAGTCTCTTCTAATAGCACAATCAATTGCAATTTAGCGGAGGCCAATGTTGAGCAGAAAAAACCccaaaagcatttattaaattCTAAAAgtcatgtaaataacattttaaattctgcatttacttttatatatttaagattttattgtgtaaatgttttgatTGCATTTTTAGTATAACCCGATATCAATTTGACATtcattaggattttttttttttttttttttctttcttccctCTTCTCCATTTTTCAcatattttctatttgtatATTTCTGAAGCCACGTTCTCATTTGTGCGATTTATGGTTTGTTACGCACAGTACTTGTGCAGTACCCATCAAATTGAGTGTAAAGGAAGTTTACGCCACTAGAGTCCACTGTCTTACCGAGAGATAGCTCACAAATTTTCGCTGACAGGAGGTTCAGTACCTCAGTAGTCTCGATACTCCGGTCTCTGTTGTTGCACAGGACCGTCACGTTGATTCTCCATCAACGATCCATATTGAATCACCTTGGAGCAACGGGACAA from Corythoichthys intestinalis isolate RoL2023-P3 chromosome 21, ASM3026506v1, whole genome shotgun sequence includes:
- the pyyb gene encoding peptide YYb, whose amino-acid sequence is MLRQCMMLAALLFCLLVFWGSFADAYPPKPESPGSNASPEDWAKYHAAVRHYVNLITRQRYGKRSSPEQAMEWLLYGADPNQDPEPRLDYNSGW